From a region of the Zingiber officinale cultivar Zhangliang chromosome 4B, Zo_v1.1, whole genome shotgun sequence genome:
- the LOC121975389 gene encoding NADH dehydrogenase [ubiquinone] iron-sulfur protein 1, mitochondrial-like: MGFLLHALRRSLLRSHFSHPTPTALRWISSSAALRKPESAAPATYEPAGLPPRTPVGGARFHLDNPEDAMEVFVDGYPVKIPKGMTVLQACEVAGVDIPRFCYHSRLSIAGNCRMCLVEVEKSPKPVASCAMPALPGMKIKTNTPVAKKAREGVMEFLLMNHPLDCPICDQGGECDLQDQSMAFGADRGRFTEMKRSVVDKNLGPLVKTVMTRCIQCTRCVRFATEVAGVQDLGMLGRGSGEEIGTYVEKLMTSELSGNVIDICPVGALTSKPFAFKARNWELKGTETIDVTDAVGSNIRIDSRGLEVMRIVPRLNEDINEEWISDKTRFCYDGLKRQRLNDPMIRGADGRFKAVTWRDALAVVAEVLQRVKPAEIVGITGQLSDAESMMALKDFLNRLGSEEVACEGNGVNPIADLRPSYLMNTHIAGLENADAFLLVGTQPRVEAPLINARIRKTVRANQAKVAYVGPPSDFNYDHQHIGTCPKTLLEIAEGRHPFCSTLKSAKNPVIILGAGIFNRKDKDAIFSKVESIAKTFNVVRPDWNGFNVLLLNAAQAASLDLGLLGSPSESIQSAKFLYLMGADDVNLEKLPNDAFVVYQGHHGDKSVYRANVILPSSAFSEKEGTYENTEGCTQWTVPAVSTVGDARDDWKIIRALSEVAGVRLPYDNLQGIRARIRTVAPNLLQVDERESSSVSFDIKPDCKDQVSFEPFKPVVDNFYMTNSITRASKIMAQCSSVLMKA; encoded by the exons ATGGGTTTTCTGTTACACGCCCTCCGCCGTTCATTGCTCCGATCCCACTTCTCTCACCCTACCCCTACCGCCCTGCGATGGATCTCCTCCTCCGCCGCCCTCCGGAAGCCGGAATCTGCCGCGCCCGCCACCTACGAGCCGGCTGGCTTGCCGCCTCGGACCCCTGTCGGGGGCGCCAGGTTTCATCTCGACAACCCCGAAGACGCCATGGAAGTCTTTGTCGACGGGTACCCCGTCAAGATCCCCAAGGGGATGACCGTCCTCCAAGCCTGCGAGGTCGCGGGCGTCGACATCCCTCGGTTCTGCTACCATAGCCGACTCTCCATCGCGGGCAACTGCCGCATGTGCCTCGTTGAGGTTGAGAAGTCCCCCAAGCCTGTCGCCTCCTGCGCCATGCCCGCCCTCCCAG GGATGAAGATTAAGACTAACACGCCGGTGGCTAAGAAGGCTAGAGAAGGAGTGATGGAATTCCTCTTGATGAACCACCCACTAGACTGCCCGATCTGCGATCAGGGAGGCGAGTGTGACCTTCAGGATCAGTCGATGGCTTTCGGAGCGGACCGTGGACGATTCACAGAGATGAAGAGGTCTGTAGTCGATAAGAATCTGGGGCCGCTTGTAAAGACAGTGATGACCCGATGCATCCAATGCACAAG ATGCGTGAGATTTGCTACTGAGGTGGCTGGTGTTCAGGACCTGGGAATGTTAGGTCGTGGTAGTGGAGAGGAAATTGGGACTTATGTTGAGAAACTCATGACAAGCGAGCTATCAGGCAATGTGATAGATATCTGCCCTGTTGGAGCTCTGACTTCTAAACCTTTTGCTTTTAAAGCTAGAAACTGGGAGTTAAAGGGTACAGAGACTATCGATGTTACTGATGCTGTTGGGTCAAACATAAGAATTGATAGTAGGGGTCTAGAAGTTATGCGAATTGTTCCACGCCTGAATGAG GATATTAACGAGGAGTGGATATCAGACAAAACACGCTTCTGTTATGATGGTCTCAAAAGGCAAAGGCTAAATGATCCTATGATTCGTGGTGCTGATGGACGATTCAAGGCGGTGACTTGGCGAGATGCACTGGCAGTTGTTGCTGAAGTCCTCCAACGAGTTAAACCTGCCGAAATTGTTGGAATTACAGGTCAACTTTCTGATGCAGAATCTATGATGGCACTGAAAGACTTTTTAAACAGATTGGGATCGGAGGAAGTGGCATGTGAAGGAAATGGTGTGAATCCTATTGCAGATTTACGTCCTAGTTACCTTATGAACACACATATTGCTGGTCTTGAAAATGCAGATGCTTTCCTGTTGGTTGGCACTCAG CCTAGAGTAGAAGCCCCATTGATAAATGCAAGAATCAGGAAGACTGTGCGAGCAAATCAAGCAAAAGTGGCCTACGTTGGCCCTCCATCTGACTTTAACTATGATCACCAACATATTGGCACATGCCCCAAAACACTGCTTGAGATTGCCGAAGGCCGCCACCCTTTCTGCTCAACCCTGAAATCTGCAAAGAACCCTGTTATCATACTGGGTGCTGGAATTTTCAATAGGAAAGACAAGGATGCCATCTTTTCCAAAGTTGAGTCCATAGCAAAGACTTTTAATGTCGTTAGACCAGACTGGAATGGCTTCAATGTCTTGCTGCTTAATGCCGCGCAGGCTGCTTCACTGGACCTTGGTCTTCTTGGCAGCCCCTCCGAAAGCATCCAATCGGCTAAGTTTCTTTACCTGATGGGGGCGGACGATGTGAACTTGGAAAAGCTCCCAAATGATGCATTTGTAGTTTACCAGGGTCATCACGGCGATAAGAGCGTTTACAGAGCTAATGTTATTTTACCTTCTTCTGCATTCAGTGAGAAAGAAGGGACTTATGAGAACACAGAGGGTTGCACTCAATGGACAGTTCCTGCAGTCTCCACAGTCGGCGATGCAAGAGATGATTGGAAGATCATTAGGGCACTCTCCGAGGTGGCTGGCGTTCGTCTGCCTTATGATAACCTTCAAGGCATCCGAGCTCGGATAAGGACGGTGGCGCCGAATCTGCTCCAGGTGGATGAGAGAGAGTCATCCTCCGTGTCTTTTGACATCAAACCAGACTGCAAAGATCAGGTGAGCTTCGAGCCATTTAAACCCGTGGTCGACAACTTCTACATGACAAATTCAATAACCCGGGCATCGAAGATAATGGCTCAATGCAGCTCGGTACTTATGAAGGCATGA